In Carassius gibelio isolate Cgi1373 ecotype wild population from Czech Republic chromosome B20, carGib1.2-hapl.c, whole genome shotgun sequence, the following are encoded in one genomic region:
- the LOC127984591 gene encoding phosphatidylinositol N-acetylglucosaminyltransferase subunit H, giving the protein MAEKLCSINVSTPSPIRRRFHCLLSNDCQNYLILNPYSYNVLTVISMAEEEFTDINGNSISLDCQTHSALCREFTVTSPKLSLRKVMVYTCFVWLFAYAVFFFTENTTVLSSAILLTLAGMMIQIHFVKVDHETLLIIGSLGVQLSSSYASGRERTIFIEMSKLKDIVINEAVYMHSMIYYLCILIKDPADPETVTSVVPLFQSSKPRLNCLVHVYRSCQEVLAHSR; this is encoded by the exons ATGGCGGAAAAGCTCTGTTCTATTAATGTTTCAACGCCAAGCCCCATAAGAAGAAGATTCCACTGTTTGTTGTCAAATGACTGTCAAAACTATTTAATCCTAAATCCTTATTCATATAATGTTCTGACGGTGATCAGCATGGCCGAGGAAGAGTTCACAGATATAAATGGCAACTCGATTTCTTTAGACTGCCAAACTCACTCTGCTCTCTGCAGAGAGTTTACTGTCACCTCACCGAAGCTGTCCTTGCGCAAGGTGATGGTCTACACCTGCTTCGTTTGGTTATTTGCTTATGCTGTATTTTTCTTCACCGAG AACACGACTGTCCTGTCGAGTGCCATCCTCCTCACTCTGGCTGGGATGATGATTCAGATTCACTTTGTGAAGGTGGACCATGAGACCCTTCTCATAATCGGTTCCCTCGGTGTCCAGCTGTCTTCATCTTATGCATCTGGACGAGAAAGGACGATCTTCATTGAGATGAGCAAGCTGAAAGACATTGTGATCAACGAGGCTGTTTATATG CACAGCATGATATACTATCTGTGCATTCTGATAAAGGACCCAGCAGATCCTGAGACAGTGACCAGTGTTGTCCCTCTTTTTCAG AGTTCAAAGCCTCGGCTGAATTGTTT